A region from the Cygnus olor isolate bCygOlo1 chromosome 24, bCygOlo1.pri.v2, whole genome shotgun sequence genome encodes:
- the OLFML3 gene encoding olfactomedin-like protein 3, which yields MGPWRCCLLLLPLLAVAPRAQQQQFMEYVERRLALLEERISQWHDQSSRYSTELRDFKNQVLGMLETAEKEREALRSEAEGAAVRVDRLEREVDYLETQNPAPPCVEVDETLMEKQVATAKQRKNEKYTKLTDCSDTIASVRAMKILKRFGSTSGLWTKDAAGNSEKIYVFDGTANDTVYVFPRMREFTLFSATRKAARIKLPYPWVGTGHLVYDGHLYYIRQQGPFQVIKFNLANKTVVDSSVFPAEEQIPVFGLSPFTYIEMAADEEGLWAIYATKENEKNICLAKLDPTSLDIEQMWDTPCPRENAEGAFVVCGALHVAYNTRLPSRSRVQCVFDVSGTLAPEDASLVYFPKRYGSHSSMKYSPRERQIYAWDDGYQIIYRMEMKKKLEV from the exons ATGGGGCCCTggcgctgctgcctgctgctgctgccgctccTCGCCGTGGCCCCGCgcgcccagcagcagcagttcatgGAGTACGTGGAGCGGCGCCTCGCCCTGCTGGAG GAGCGGATCTCGCAGTGGCACGACCAGAGCAGCCGCTATTCCACGGAGCTGCGAGACTTCAAGAACCaggtgctggggatgctggaGACTGCCGAGAAGGAGCGGGAGGCGCTGCGGTCGGAGGCGGAGGGCGCAGCAGTGCGCGTGGACCGCCTGGAGCGCGAGGTGGACTACCTGGAGACGCAGAACCCTGCGCCGCCCTGCGTGGAGGTGGACGAAACGCTGATGGAGAAGCAGGTGGCCACGGCTAAGCAGAGGAAGAACGAGAAGTACACCAAGCTGACTG ATTGCAGTGACACCATTGCGAGCGTCAGAGCCATGAAGATCCTGAAGCGTTTTGGCAGTACCTCAGGTCTCTGGACCAAGGATGCTGCAGGGAACTCTGAGAAGATCTACGTCTTCGATGGCACTGCCAACGACACAGTGTATGTCTTCCCCCGCATGCGGGAATTCACCCTCTTCTCTGCCACCCGCAAGGCTGCCCGCATCAAGCTGCCCTACCCCTGGGTGGGCACTGGGCATCTTGTCTATGACGGGCACCTCTACTACATCCGCCAGCAGGGCCCCTTCCAGGTGATCAAGTTCAACTTGGCCAACAAGACAGTGGTGGACAGCTCAGTGTTCCCAGCCGAGGAGCAGATTCCCGTCTTCGGCCTCTCCCCCTTCACTTACATTGAGATGGCAGCAGATGAGGAGGGGCTCTGGGCCATCTATGCCACCAAGGAGAATGAGAAGAACATATGCCTGGCCAAGCTGGACCCCACCTCGCTGGACATCGAGCAGATGTGGGACACGCCATGCCCACGGGAGAACGCCGAGGGCGCCTTCGTGGTGTGTGGGGCGCTGCACGTGGCCTACAACACCCGCCTGCCCAGCCGCTCCCGCGTGCAGTGTGTCTTTGATGTCAGTGGGACGCTGGCCCCTGAGGATGCTTCCCTCGTCTACTTCCCCAAGCGCTATGGCTCCCACTCCAGCATGAAGTACAGCCCCCGGGAGAGGCAGATCTATGCTTGGGATGATGGCTACCAGATCATCTACCGCATGGAGATGAAGAAGAAGCTGGAGGTCTAA
- the HIPK1 gene encoding LOW QUALITY PROTEIN: homeodomain-interacting protein kinase 1 (The sequence of the model RefSeq protein was modified relative to this genomic sequence to represent the inferred CDS: inserted 2 bases in 1 codon): protein MASQLQVFSPPSVSSSAFCSAKKLKVEPTVWDVSGQSSSDKYYTHSKNLPAAQGQASSSHQVANFSVPAYDQNLLLPAPSVEHIVVTAADSTGSSATASFQNSQTLTHRSNLSLLEPYQKCGLKRKSEEVDSNGSVQIIEEHPPLMLQNRPAVGAAATTTTVTTKSSSSSGEGDYQLVQHEILCSMTNSYEVLEFLGRGTFGQVAKCWKRSTKEIVAIKILKNHPSYARQGQIEVSILSRLSSENADEYNFVRSYECFQHKNHTCLVFEMLEQNLYDFLKQNKFSPLPLKYIRPILQQVATALMKLKSLGLIHADLKPXNIMLVDPARQPYRVKVIDFGSASHVSKAVCSTYLQSRYYRAPEIILGLPFCEAIDMWSLGCVIAELFLGWPLYPGASEYDQIRYISQTQGLPAEYLLSAGTKTSRFFNRDPNLGYPLWRLKTPEEHELETGIKSKEARKYIFNCLDDMAQVNMSTDLEGTDMLAEKADRREYIDLLKKMLTIDADKRITPLKTLNHPFVTMTHLLDFPHSNHVKSCFQNMEICKRRVNMYDTVNQIKSPFTTHVAPNTSTNLTMSFNNQLNTVHNQASVLASNSTAAATLSLANSDVSLLNYQSALYPSSAAPVAGVAQQSVSLQPGTTQICTQTDPFQQTFIVCPPAFQTGLQATTKHSGFPVRMENAVPIVPQAPAAQPLQIQSGVLTQGSCTPLMVATLHPQVATITPQYAVPFTLNCAAGRPALVEQTAAVLQAWPGGTQQILLPSTWQQLPGVALHNSVQPAAVIPETIGGGQQLADWRNAHSHGNQYSTLMQQPSLLTNHVTLATAQPLNVGVAHVVRQQQNSNVPAKKNKQPAPSAAKPSTTLETVPTQVYSLIGSSPLRSTSSSSNVLVPVQEQHQPIVIPDTPSPPVSVITIRSDTDEEEDSKYKPASLGMKQRSNVISYVTVNDSPDSDSSLNSPYATDPLSSLRSTGGALELPSRGASDSSNSRTIIVPPLKAQLNDCIVATQSSGILSGTSKTKPVASVSGQSSGCCITPTGYRSHRVVTNGVQPLNLSQNQQTTVLASQERSGNAGPRRQQAYVAPLTSTISQAPYTFQHSSPVHPHLAAATANAHLSSQPHMYTYAPTTAAPLGSTTSIAHLFSPQGSSRHTQYAAHPSTLVHQVPVSVGPSLLTSANVPPAQYQHQFAPQSYIGASRGSAIYTGYPLSPTKINQYSYL from the exons ATGGCCTCACAGCTGCAGGTGTTTTCCCCTCCGTCAGTATCCTCGAGTGCCTTCTGCAGTGCCAAGAAACTGAAAGTGGAGCCCACTGTCTGGGATGTTTCAGGACAGAGCAGTAGTGACAAGTATTATACCCACAGCAAAAACCTCCCGGCAGCTCAAGGGCAAGCTAGCTCATCTCATCAGGTAGCCAATTTCAGCGTCCCTGCTTACGATCAGAacctccttctccctgctccttcaGTTGAGCACATTGTGGTTACAGCAGCCGacagcacaggcagcagtgcAACAGCGTCCTTCCAGAACAGCCAAACCCTAACGCATAGGAGCAACCTTTCTTTACTGGAACCGTACCAAAAATGtggattaaaaaggaaaagtgaagagGTAGACAGCAACGGTAGTGTGCAGATAATTGAGGAACATCCACCTCTCATGCTGCAAAACAGACCTGCGGTGGGTGCTGCGGCCACAACCACCACGGTAACCACAAAGAGCAGCAGTTCCAGTGGAGAAGGGGATTATCAGCTGGTCCAGCATGAGATCCTGTGCTCTATGACAAACAGCTATGAGGTCTTGGAATTCCTGGGCCGTGGAACGTTTGGGCAGGTGGCGAAATGCTGGAAGCGTAGCACGAAGGAGATTGTAGCCATCAAAATCCTGAAGAACCATCCTTCCTATGCTAGGCAGGGCCAGATAGAGGTGAGCATCCTCTCTCGTCTGAGTAGTGAGAATGCTGATGAGTATAATTTTGTTCGCTCCTATGAGTGCTTTCAACACAAGAATCATACATGCCTTGTATTTGAGATGCTAGAACAGAACTTATATGatttcttaaagcaaaataagttCAGCCCGTTGCCCCTGAAATACATCCGGCCAATTCTGCAGCAAGTGGCTACTGCCTTGATGAAGTTAAAGAGCCTGGGTCTGATACATGCTGACTTGAAGCC AAACATCATGTTGGTGGATCCTGCTCGCCAGCCCTACAGAGTGAAGGTGATAGACTTTGGTTCAGCCAGTCATGTTTCTAAAGCAGTGTGCTCCACTTACCTGCAGTCACGCTATTACAG AGCTCCTGAAATCATACTGGGTTTACCGTTCTGTGAAGCTATTGACATGTGGTCACTGGGCTGTGTGATAGCTGAGCTGTTTCTAGGCTGGCCTCTGTATCCAGGAGCATCAGAGTATGATCAG atACGTTATATTTCACAAACTCAAGGCCTTCCAGCGGAGTATCTGCTCAGTGCGGGAACGAAAACAAGCAGGTTTTTTAACAGAGATCCAAATTTGGGATACCCACTGTGGAGGCTAAAG aCCCCAGAAGAACACGAGTTGGAGACAGGGATAAAATCAAAAGAAGCACGGAAATATATATTCAACTGTTTGGATGATATGGCGCAG gtgAATATGTCTACAGACTTAGAAGGGACCGACATGTTGGCAGAGAAGGCTGACCGAAGGGAGTATATTGATTTGTTGAAGAAAATGTTGACTATTGATGCAGATAAGAGAATTACTCCGCTGAAGACTTTGAACCATCCATTTGTTACAATGACACATCTACTAGATTTTCCCCACAGTAATCA tgtGAAATCCTGCTTTCAGAATATGGAGATCTGCAAACGAAGAGTTAATATGTATGATACAGTGAATCAGATTAAGAGCCCATTCACGACTCATGTTGCTCCTAATACAAGCACAAATCTGACAATGAGCTTTAACAACCAGCTCAATACAGTACACAATCAG gcCAGTGTATTGGCTTCCAATTctactgctgctgctactcTTTCCCTGGCAAACTCGGATGTCTCCTTGCTAAACTATCAGTCTGCTCTGTATCCATCATCCGCAGCACCGGTTGCAGGAGTGGCACAACAAAGTGTTTCCTTGCAACCTGGAACCACCCAGATCTGCACACAGACTGACCCATTCCAGCAAACATTCATTGTTTGTCCCCCTGCTTTCCAAA CTGGACTTCAGGCGACTACAAAACATTCTGGGTTCCCAGTGAGGATGGAGAATGCTGTCCCAATTGTACCACAagcacctgcagcacagccattGCAGATCCAGTCTGGAGTTCTCACCCAG GGAAGCTGTACACCACTAATGGTAGCAACTCTTCATCCTCAAGTAGCCACCATCACGCCGCAGTATGCGGTTCCCTTTACTCTGAACTGCGCAGCCGGCCGGCCAGCGCTAGTAGAACAGACGGCTGCAGTACTG CAGGCCTGGCCTGGGGGAACCCAGCAGATACTGCTTCCTTCCActtggcagcagctcccaggggtTGCTTTGCACAACTCTGTTCAGCCAGCAGCTGTGATTCCAGAGACGATTGGTGGCGGCCAGCAATTAGCTGACTGGAG gAATGCGCATTCGCATGGAAATCAGTATAGCACTCTCATGCAACAGCCATCACTACTGACCAACCATGTGACGTTAGCTACAGCACAGCCTCTGAATGTTGGGGTTGCTCACGTTGTtaggcagcagcaaaacagcaatgTTCCAGCAAAGAAGAACAAGCAGCCAGCGCCAAGTGCAGCCAA GCCCAGCACGACTCTAGAGACTGTGCCCACTCAAGTTTACTCGCTCATTGGGAGCAGTCCTCTGcgctccacctcctcctcctccaatgTACTCGTCCcagtgcaggagcagcaccagcccATTGTGATCCCAGACACTCCAAGCCCACCTGTCAGCGTCATCACCATTCGTAGTGACACTGATGAGGAAGAAGACAGCAAATACAAACCTGCCAG ttTGGGTATGAAGCAGAGATCCAATGTCATCAGCTACGTTACTGTTAATGACTCCCCTGATTCCGACTCCTCCCTGAACAGCCCCTATGCCACAGACCCACTTTCTTCTCTCAGGAGTACAGGCGGTGCCCTGGAGCTGCCAAGCAGAGGAGCATCTGACAGCTCCAACTCCCGTACTATCATTGTACCACCATTGAAAGCACAGCTCAATGACTGCATTGTAGCTACCCAGTCTTCAG GCATCCTGAGTGGCACCAGTAAGACCAAGCCAGTGGCGTCTGTGAGCGGGCAGTCATCAGGATGCTGTATAACACCTACTGGGTATCGATCACATCGTGTGGTAACAAATGGTGTGCAGCCTCTCAATCTCAGCCAG aaccAGCAAACAACAGTGCTGGCTTCACAGGAGAGAAGTGGAAATGCAGGCCCACGTAGGCAACAAGCTTATGTGGCACCCCTCACATCAACTATTTCTCAGGCTCCCTACACGTTTCAGCACAGCAGCCCCGTGCATCCCCACCTGGCAGCAGCAACTGCAAATGCACACCTGTCCAGCCAGCCTCATATGTACACTTACGCTCCAACCACTGCTGCACCACTGGGCTCCACCACCTCCATCGCCCATCTGTTCTCCCCTCAGGGCTCTTCACGGCACACCCAATATGCTGCCCACCCTAGCACACTTGTCCACCAGGTCCCTGTGAGTGTTGGTCCAAGTCTGCTGACTTCTGCAAATGTTCCACCTGCCCAGTACCAACACCAGTTTGCTCCCCAGTCCTATATTGGTGCTTCCAGAGGATCTGCTATTTACACTGGATATCCGCTGAGCCCTACAAAGATCAACCAGTACTCATACTTGTAG